The stretch of DNA CTTCTCCAGCAGCTGGGTCCTGGGATCAGCCGGGTCTGCTTTGTCGAGCAGCATCTGGGTGAAGCTCGAGATGCCCGTGAGCGGCGTGTTGACCTCGTGCGCCACGCCGGCAGCCAGCAAGCCGATCGCCGCCATCTTCTCGGAGACGCGCAGCTGTTCCTCAAGGCTTGCGCGGTCGGTAATGTCCTCGATCACGATGATCCAGCCGGCCTTGGCCCCGTCGGTGGTTTGAAAGGGCGCGATGCCGGCGTTCACAAGCAACGGCCGCGCAAGGCCGGCAGGACCGGATGTCAGCGATGCGCGCAGCAGCGTGGCGCCCTCGGGCGTCTCGCGCCGCGCAGACATCAGCAGTTCCACAAACGACGCCGGAAACAACGCCGAGATGCGGCGGCCGATGGCGCGGGTGCGATCGAACTGGAACATCTGCTCCAGTCGGCGGTTCCAGCGCAGCACCCGATCGTCGAGATCGATGACGAACAGGCCGTCGCTCAACGACTCCACGACGCTGTCGCCGAACTGGCGCAGGCGCTCGATTTCATCCGCCTTCACGCTCAATTGCCGATATAGCCGCGCGTTCTCAAGAGCCGTCGCAGCCTGGCTGGCCACGGCGCCGAGCAACGCCATGTCCTCACTCGAGAGGGGTTCGAAGCGGGCGCGCCGGCCCACGGCGAGCACGCCGATCGTGACCTGCTTGGTGACGCAAGGCACAAACGCATGCCACCCCGCCAGCCGCCACTCCTCCCCCTCATCGCCGATCAGGCGCCGCAGGGGCTGCGGGTCGTCCATGCTGACCGTCTGCCCGGCCAACAATCGCTGTCCGAGCGCGGAGTCGCGCGAGATCTCCACGGGCCCGTTGTCGGTGCCGCCTGTGGCCACAGCGACAAAGGCCCCGCCGGTTTCCGGGTCGGTCAGGAGCAGCGCCATCCGATCGACCACCAGCGTCTCGCGTACGCGTTCGACCAGCCGCGTACTGAGGCGCTCCAGATCCAGGTCGCTGTTGAGTTCGCGCGCAAACGTGACCAGCGCCCGGCGGTAGTCGTAACGGTCGCGATAGTAGAGCCGGTCGAGACCGCCTTGAATCACGTTCCACAACCGCGGCGCCACAAGCACCACGACCAACGTCGCAAACAGCGCCCAGAAGCTATTGTCGTTTTGCGGATGCGGCCGCAACAGGCCGACGATGGCGAGCGTGCCCTGATAAATGGCCACCAGCACCAAACCGACAAACGACACGACCAACGCGCGCTTGATGATGACCTCGACGTCCATCAACCGGTAGCGGACGATAGCCGATGCGAAGGCCAGCGGAATGCAGCCGAGCAATAGCGCAGAGTACTCGCCGTAGGGCACCTTATCTGTCCAGCCAAGCAGGAACGGGATGGCATACGCCGTCACGAAGGGAATGGCACCAATGCCAGAGCCCCAGACTATCCATCGCATCTGCCGCCGGGCGGTGATCGACCGCAGCCGGCCCAGTGCCTGAATCATCAGCGTGAGGCCACCGAGCAGACAGGCCGACAGATACACAAGCT from Acidobacteriota bacterium encodes:
- a CDS encoding PAS domain-containing protein produces the protein MSRLITHVRPLLRIAVPVTVSTALIAVALVNMFVVRDYQEKAAIDDGVFWTSDGGSAVQAFEVSPGSPADLAGVRKGDTLWAIDNIPVESAADVARTLQGLPAGGAVTYAVSRGAVEDLISVRLALAPGPPYGLYYPLAAVGIFALLVGASVRLRRPNDTATLHFFWLTVAFFGVCAFTTTGEYTGTDRFFYWSDAVAMVLLPPLFLHFALVFPERPQAWVRSDLGRRTVPLLYLPALLLAAARVAALRWLPGDEMVRRLAQIENIELVYLSACLLGGLTLMIQALGRLRSITARRQMRWIVWGSGIGAIPFVTAYAIPFLLGWTDKVPYGEYSALLLGCIPLAFASAIVRYRLMDVEVIIKRALVVSFVGLVLVAIYQGTLAIVGLLRPHPQNDNSFWALFATLVVVLVAPRLWNVIQGGLDRLYYRDRYDYRRALVTFARELNSDLDLERLSTRLVERVRETLVVDRMALLLTDPETGGAFVAVATGGTDNGPVEISRDSALGQRLLAGQTVSMDDPQPLRRLIGDEGEEWRLAGWHAFVPCVTKQVTIGVLAVGRRARFEPLSSEDMALLGAVASQAATALENARLYRQLSVKADEIERLRQFGDSVVESLSDGLFVIDLDDRVLRWNRRLEQMFQFDRTRAIGRRISALFPASFVELLMSARRETPEGATLLRASLTSGPAGLARPLLVNAGIAPFQTTDGAKAGWIIVIEDITDRASLEEQLRVSEKMAAIGLLAAGVAHEVNTPLTGISSFTQMLLDKADPADPRTQLLEKIERQTFRAAKIVNSLLNLARPSEGEAAPLDLNAVISDVLSLLEHQFRGSRIQVRRDLAPAAPIRGFEYQLQQVFLNLFLNARDAMPKGGWLSVSTAASGDTVTVEVADTGSGIPSEHISRIYDPFFTTKADGRGTGLGLSVTYGIVQEHAGTLTCESVVGQGTRFVLTLPATPAGAKEALAH